A window of Desulfobacterales bacterium contains these coding sequences:
- the ccsB gene encoding c-type cytochrome biogenesis protein CcsB, whose amino-acid sequence MITSSGLFSIITFIYGLAVLLYISAWIFKKELPGKLATAATITAVTGNLIGIILRWIESYQMGYGHAPLSNLYESLVFFAFCIAALYLFLEFRYKLRIIGVVASPISFLAMAYASLPKVNSSIEPLIPALQSNWLIAHVITCFIGYAAFAVAFGISLLYFIKAGRDHQTGGVAGKIPHVDMLDELTHQMVMFGFLFLSAGIITGAVWANQAWGRYWGWDPKETWSLITWLIYASLLHARMMRGWTGKKIAVLCCAGFLAVIFTYFGVNLLPGLHSYQ is encoded by the coding sequence ATGATAACCAGTTCAGGTTTGTTTTCAATTATTACATTTATTTATGGGCTGGCTGTCCTTCTGTATATCAGTGCCTGGATATTTAAAAAGGAACTGCCCGGAAAACTGGCCACTGCGGCCACAATTACCGCGGTGACCGGGAATTTGATCGGGATTATCCTTCGCTGGATCGAATCCTACCAGATGGGCTACGGCCATGCCCCGCTATCCAATCTCTATGAATCCCTGGTGTTTTTTGCCTTCTGCATCGCCGCCTTGTACCTGTTTCTAGAATTTCGCTATAAACTCCGGATTATCGGCGTGGTGGCAAGCCCCATCTCTTTTCTGGCTATGGCCTATGCGTCGCTGCCCAAAGTGAACAGCAGCATTGAACCCTTAATCCCCGCGCTCCAGAGCAATTGGCTGATCGCGCACGTGATTACCTGTTTTATCGGCTATGCCGCTTTCGCCGTGGCCTTTGGCATCAGCCTCCTCTATTTTATCAAAGCCGGCCGCGATCATCAGACGGGCGGGGTTGCCGGAAAAATTCCCCATGTGGACATGTTAGATGAGCTGACCCATCAGATGGTCATGTTCGGATTTCTCTTCCTTTCGGCAGGGATCATCACCGGCGCGGTATGGGCCAATCAGGCCTGGGGCCGGTACTGGGGATGGGACCCGAAGGAGACCTGGTCGCTTATCACCTGGCTCATCTATGCATCCCTTTTGCATGCCCGGATGATGCGGGGCTGGACCGGCAAAAAGATTGCAGTCCTCTGCTGCGCGGGTTTCCTGGCGGTAATCTTTACCTATTTCGGCGTCAACCTGCTTCCGGGATTGCATAGTTATCAGTAA
- a CDS encoding cytochrome c biogenesis protein ResB: MNQSSFTENLTNKVWKFFASVKLSVVVLLALAATSVIGTIIPQNASPMMYLQRYGETLYSIFNALDFFDMYHAWWFQLLMGLLTINIIICSIERLSKTWKIIFPKKINFQANRFRKSPNRVEWTADAKPNGLKTPYKSYLARHYRHITTQETDSGLLIFGEKGRWTRLGVYAVHFSILLLVIGGLIGSFFGFEGFANVPEGKSVQQISLRNQDEQKRLPFAIRCDDFSISHYDSGMPKEYRSSVAILNDGEVVHKADIRVNDPLRYQGINIFQSSYGRTPGEKFTVVFTDPESGMTYEKQGAIGARIPMPSDKGTLVVEDFRSNFNFRGHNIGDSFICRTIPPEKQPDPETGNFFVLPLNHPRFDRMRGGDFAISVKDIEFGYYTGLQVTRDPGVPVVYAGFILIIIGCYITFFMLHKQVCVELAEKNGQTQVMLACVSGKNRPGMKAAARRLAGQLKNMQNTDER, from the coding sequence ATGAATCAATCAAGTTTTACTGAAAACCTCACCAACAAGGTGTGGAAATTTTTTGCCTCCGTGAAACTCTCTGTGGTGGTGCTGCTCGCTTTGGCGGCCACCTCGGTCATCGGTACCATCATACCCCAGAACGCCAGTCCGATGATGTATCTGCAGAGGTATGGAGAGACCCTTTACAGCATCTTCAACGCACTGGACTTTTTTGATATGTACCATGCGTGGTGGTTTCAGCTGCTGATGGGGCTGTTGACCATCAATATCATCATCTGCTCCATTGAGCGGCTGTCCAAAACCTGGAAAATCATCTTTCCCAAAAAGATCAATTTTCAGGCCAATCGATTTCGCAAATCGCCGAATCGAGTGGAATGGACGGCGGATGCAAAACCGAATGGGCTGAAAACTCCCTATAAATCCTATCTCGCCAGACACTACCGGCACATCACTACCCAGGAAACCGACAGCGGCCTGCTGATATTCGGCGAGAAGGGCCGCTGGACGCGGCTGGGCGTCTATGCCGTGCATTTCAGCATCCTGCTTCTCGTCATCGGCGGACTGATCGGCTCCTTTTTCGGCTTTGAAGGGTTTGCCAATGTGCCCGAGGGGAAAAGCGTTCAGCAGATATCCCTGAGAAACCAGGATGAGCAAAAAAGGCTGCCCTTTGCCATCCGCTGCGACGACTTTTCCATCAGCCACTATGACTCCGGCATGCCCAAGGAATACCGTTCCTCGGTTGCCATCCTAAATGACGGGGAGGTCGTCCATAAGGCCGACATCCGGGTCAACGATCCGCTGCGCTACCAGGGCATCAATATCTTTCAATCCAGCTACGGCCGCACACCCGGGGAAAAGTTTACGGTGGTGTTTACGGATCCGGAATCCGGCATGACCTATGAAAAACAGGGCGCTATAGGGGCTCGCATCCCCATGCCGTCGGATAAAGGCACCCTGGTGGTCGAAGATTTCCGGAGTAACTTTAATTTCCGCGGCCACAACATCGGGGATTCCTTTATCTGCCGAACCATCCCCCCGGAAAAACAGCCTGATCCGGAAACCGGGAATTTCTTTGTCCTTCCGCTTAACCACCCGCGCTTTGACCGGATGCGGGGCGGGGATTTTGCGATTTCGGTCAAAGATATTGAATTCGGCTATTATACGGGGCTGCAGGTTACCCGGGATCCCGGTGTGCCGGTGGTATATGCGGGGTTTATCCTCATTATCATCGGCTGCTACATTACCTTTTTTATGTTGCATAAGCAGGTTTGCGTGGAGCTTGCGGAAAAAAACGGTCAGACGCAGGTCATGCTGGCCTGTGTGTCCGGCAAGAACCGGCCGGGCATGAAAGCGGCCGCCCGTCGACTGGCCGGGCAGCTGAAAAATATGCAAAATACCGATGAAAGGTAA
- the qrcD gene encoding menaquinone reductase integral membrane subunit QrcD, with translation METTPIIPPGVKRCSKMQFTLWMAAATAVLLWGVYAMYLIWYKGLNQTNMNDAYGFALWIWADLAVIALGGGAFFTGFLTYILGKDKLKNIINYAVIIGFICYSSALLILAIDIGQPLRGWFIFWHANEHSMLTEVAFCLSCYFAVLTVEFLPNIFENPKLDKIPFLHHLAHNMHSIMAVFAATGVFLSFFHQGSLGGVSGVLFGRPFSYREGINVWPWTFFLFTWSAAACGPCFTILVTWITEKLTRKKLVKDDVIQLLAKISGWMLATYMIAKIADTIYWAVVTAPGMGFSFMDFYTNNPVYGLWILILEIVICGILPAAILITRKGRENKSLLLLAVVLAVIGVSVNRWVMVLQTLAVPVVPFESWFMYSPSWQEVATTILPVAYGVIVISLAHRYLPVFPQERELNPTN, from the coding sequence ATGGAGACGACGCCAATAATACCTCCGGGGGTAAAACGCTGCTCAAAAATGCAATTCACCCTGTGGATGGCTGCTGCCACGGCCGTCCTCCTCTGGGGGGTCTATGCCATGTATCTGATCTGGTACAAGGGATTGAACCAGACCAATATGAACGATGCATATGGCTTTGCCCTATGGATCTGGGCCGACCTGGCGGTCATTGCACTGGGCGGCGGCGCCTTTTTCACCGGTTTTCTGACCTATATTCTCGGCAAGGACAAACTCAAAAACATTATCAATTACGCCGTGATCATTGGATTTATCTGCTACAGTTCGGCGCTTCTGATCCTGGCCATTGATATCGGCCAACCCCTTCGGGGCTGGTTTATCTTCTGGCACGCCAATGAGCACTCTATGTTAACCGAAGTGGCCTTCTGCCTGTCTTGTTACTTCGCCGTGCTGACCGTTGAATTTCTGCCCAACATATTTGAGAACCCGAAGCTGGATAAAATCCCGTTTCTGCATCACCTGGCCCATAACATGCACAGCATCATGGCGGTCTTTGCGGCCACCGGCGTGTTCCTCTCCTTCTTCCATCAAGGCTCATTGGGCGGTGTGTCCGGCGTCCTGTTCGGCCGACCCTTTTCCTACCGGGAAGGTATCAACGTGTGGCCCTGGACTTTCTTTCTGTTTACCTGGTCGGCGGCGGCCTGTGGCCCTTGTTTTACCATTCTCGTTACCTGGATTACCGAGAAGCTGACCCGCAAAAAACTGGTCAAAGACGATGTGATCCAGCTTCTGGCCAAAATCTCCGGCTGGATGCTGGCCACCTATATGATTGCCAAAATAGCGGATACCATCTATTGGGCTGTTGTGACCGCGCCCGGTATGGGTTTTTCATTCATGGATTTCTATACCAACAATCCGGTATACGGACTCTGGATTCTGATTCTGGAAATCGTGATCTGCGGGATCTTGCCGGCGGCCATTTTAATTACCCGCAAAGGCCGGGAGAACAAATCGCTGCTCCTGCTGGCCGTGGTTCTGGCGGTGATCGGGGTTTCTGTCAATCGATGGGTGATGGTGCTCCAGACATTGGCCGTACCGGTGGTACCGTTTGAGAGCTGGTTCATGTATTCTCCCAGCTGGCAGGAGGTGGCGACAACGATTCTGCCGGTAGCTTACGGGGTTATCGTAATTTCCCTGGCGCACCGCTATCTGCCGGTATTTCCCCAGGAACGCGAACTCAACCCGACCAATTAA
- a CDS encoding molybdopterin-dependent oxidoreductase: MKIDRRSFISLGVGVIVGSTLTPVPWKLTDDISIWTQNWPWTPVPKDGPDSYKTSVCTLCPGGCGIRVRKIVDRAVKIDGLPEHPVSQGKLCPLGHSGLQFLYGPSRVKAPMKRVGKRGEGKWQKITWEEAISAVTGKLKELRDEQKPHTVAWVAGDDRGTLPQLIYRFLTAYGSPNFIRPPTVQDAYELAAYLMQGQQGTVGFDIENADHVLSFGTGLFQGWSSPARMLSIYGKMHDNKKFVQIEPRLSDTAAKAHQWVPITPGTEGALALGIAHVMIRESLYNEAFVSKWAFGFEDWTDDSGKRHMGFKNLVLKDYAPEIVAEITSVPKPMIEKLARQFARAKKPIAVSGRGQGHLPGSLDECMAVHALNALAGNINQPGGVSVVAEPDYAKWPEVNIDKTASKGLQNARVDGAGSDQYPNARFLLHRLPEVINSTKGDSPVQALLVSDANPLYTLPDTQATKAALDKIPFLVSFSSFMDETASYSDYILPDHVFLESYSDVPTPPGTVQPVIGLSKPVVRPQYDTRPVGNLVIQMAKAMGSFVEKAFAWKDYQAYLKDALKDHWDQLEKKGFAFIKGPQDIPFTDQFNTTTGKFEFYPSARNNANGKDKDILPNFTKVAIEGESGQLPLILVPYDSIRLAGGEIGNPPFMTKTIDETVLLDQTVFVEINPKTARKMGFFEGDRVRLSTPRGQAEVKLHLYEGVEPGVVAMPRGFGHTAYSKYLTDKGVNFNKLIGPIEDPMSGLNAAWGIRANITKA; the protein is encoded by the coding sequence ATGAAAATTGATCGAAGAAGTTTTATCTCGTTGGGCGTCGGGGTGATCGTCGGCTCTACGCTTACGCCGGTGCCTTGGAAACTGACGGACGATATATCGATCTGGACCCAGAACTGGCCGTGGACGCCTGTGCCCAAAGACGGACCGGATTCTTACAAGACCAGCGTTTGTACCCTTTGTCCGGGCGGCTGCGGCATTCGGGTACGAAAAATCGTCGACCGGGCGGTCAAAATCGACGGCCTGCCGGAGCACCCGGTTAGTCAGGGTAAGCTCTGTCCGCTGGGGCATTCCGGTCTTCAGTTCCTCTATGGCCCGTCACGGGTGAAAGCCCCTATGAAACGCGTCGGCAAGCGGGGCGAAGGCAAGTGGCAGAAAATTACCTGGGAAGAAGCCATTTCAGCGGTCACCGGCAAATTAAAGGAACTGCGGGATGAGCAGAAACCGCATACAGTGGCCTGGGTGGCGGGCGATGATAGGGGCACCCTGCCCCAGCTGATCTACCGGTTCCTGACCGCCTACGGGTCACCGAATTTTATCCGGCCGCCGACGGTACAGGATGCCTATGAACTGGCCGCTTACCTGATGCAGGGCCAGCAGGGGACTGTGGGCTTTGATATCGAAAATGCCGATCATGTGCTAAGCTTTGGCACCGGCCTGTTCCAGGGCTGGAGCTCCCCTGCCCGGATGTTAAGCATTTACGGCAAGATGCATGACAATAAAAAATTTGTTCAAATCGAACCCCGGCTCTCGGATACCGCAGCCAAGGCCCATCAATGGGTTCCCATCACGCCGGGCACCGAGGGGGCCCTGGCTTTGGGCATCGCCCACGTGATGATCAGGGAATCCCTTTACAATGAAGCCTTTGTCAGCAAATGGGCCTTCGGATTCGAGGACTGGACCGATGATAGCGGCAAGCGCCACATGGGATTCAAGAACCTGGTCCTAAAGGACTATGCGCCGGAAATTGTGGCCGAGATCACCAGTGTGCCCAAACCCATGATCGAAAAGCTGGCCCGCCAGTTTGCCCGCGCCAAGAAGCCTATTGCCGTAAGCGGGCGCGGCCAGGGCCACCTGCCGGGCAGCCTCGATGAATGCATGGCGGTTCATGCCCTAAATGCCCTGGCCGGAAACATCAACCAGCCGGGCGGTGTCTCTGTTGTGGCTGAGCCGGATTATGCCAAATGGCCGGAAGTAAACATTGATAAAACCGCATCCAAAGGCCTTCAGAACGCGCGGGTGGACGGAGCCGGCAGCGACCAATACCCGAATGCCAGATTTCTGCTGCACCGACTGCCCGAGGTGATTAACAGCACCAAAGGGGACTCACCGGTGCAGGCGCTTTTGGTAAGTGACGCCAATCCCCTTTATACGCTTCCCGATACCCAGGCCACCAAAGCGGCCCTGGATAAAATCCCGTTTCTGGTCAGCTTCTCCTCCTTTATGGATGAAACCGCCAGTTATTCGGATTATATCCTGCCAGACCATGTTTTTCTTGAAAGCTACTCGGATGTGCCTACCCCGCCGGGCACCGTCCAGCCGGTCATTGGACTTTCCAAGCCCGTGGTCCGGCCGCAATACGACACCCGGCCCGTAGGGAATCTGGTCATCCAAATGGCCAAGGCCATGGGCTCGTTTGTTGAAAAGGCGTTTGCCTGGAAGGACTACCAGGCCTACTTAAAAGACGCGTTGAAGGATCACTGGGACCAACTGGAAAAAAAGGGCTTTGCGTTCATCAAGGGGCCGCAGGACATTCCATTTACCGATCAGTTCAATACGACCACCGGCAAATTTGAATTCTACCCTTCGGCGAGAAACAACGCAAACGGCAAGGATAAAGATATTCTGCCAAACTTCACCAAGGTGGCCATCGAAGGAGAATCCGGTCAGCTCCCGCTGATCCTGGTTCCCTATGATTCCATCCGGCTTGCCGGCGGAGAAATCGGCAATCCGCCGTTTATGACCAAAACCATCGATGAAACGGTGCTGCTGGATCAGACCGTTTTTGTGGAGATTAACCCAAAGACCGCCCGAAAGATGGGATTTTTTGAGGGCGACCGGGTGCGGCTGTCTACTCCGAGAGGCCAGGCAGAAGTCAAGCTCCACCTTTATGAGGGCGTCGAACCGGGTGTTGTCGCCATGCCCCGGGGCTTTGGCCATACCGCCTATTCCAAATACCTGACAGACAAGGGCGTCAATTTCAACAAACTAATCGGCCCGATCGAAGACCCGATGTCCGGGCTGAATGCGGCATGGGGCATCCGGGCGAATATAACAAAGGCCTAA
- the murA gene encoding UDP-N-acetylglucosamine 1-carboxyvinyltransferase codes for MDEILIKGGSPLNGEVTVSGAKNAALPIIAATLLTGGRFEFHNVPALKDILSIQALLSDMGAEVEFYDNTFAIDTGNLSHFEAPYEHVRKMRASILVLGPLLARMKRARVSLPGGCAIGARPIEQHLNGLSRLGADIELAHGYVEASAKKLIGTEIYLDLPTVTGTENLMMAAVLAEGQTVLRNVAREPEITALAEVLNLMGADISGAGSSVITIKGVKTLKPVTTRIIPDRIETGTFMVAAALTGGDILIKECEPAHLKELILKLEKTGAEIKSLDRSIRVKGHSPINSVDVKTMPYPGFPTDMQAQFMVLMAVANGFSVISENVFENRFIHVSELQRMGSDITISGSHAMVRGVTQLSGAPVMATDLRASASLVLAGMVATGETRISRVYHLDRGYDGLEDKFSRLGASIKRVPAAK; via the coding sequence ATGGATGAAATCCTAATTAAGGGCGGCAGCCCATTAAATGGCGAGGTAACGGTAAGCGGCGCGAAAAACGCGGCGCTGCCGATCATTGCGGCGACCCTGCTGACCGGCGGCCGCTTTGAATTTCATAATGTTCCGGCATTGAAAGACATTCTAAGCATTCAGGCCCTGCTCTCCGACATGGGGGCGGAGGTCGAATTTTACGACAATACCTTTGCCATTGACACCGGCAATTTGTCCCATTTTGAAGCCCCATATGAGCATGTCAGAAAAATGCGGGCCTCGATACTCGTTTTAGGCCCTCTGCTGGCCCGGATGAAGCGGGCCCGGGTCTCGCTTCCCGGCGGCTGCGCCATCGGGGCGCGGCCCATTGAACAGCATTTAAACGGGCTTTCGCGTTTGGGAGCCGATATTGAACTGGCCCACGGCTATGTGGAGGCCTCCGCCAAAAAGCTCATCGGGACGGAAATCTATCTGGACCTGCCGACGGTTACGGGAACAGAGAATCTCATGATGGCCGCTGTATTGGCCGAAGGCCAAACCGTCCTGCGAAACGTGGCCCGGGAACCGGAAATTACGGCCCTTGCCGAAGTATTGAACCTGATGGGAGCGGATATCTCAGGCGCGGGCAGCTCGGTTATTACCATAAAGGGCGTAAAAACCCTAAAACCGGTCACCACCCGCATTATCCCGGACCGGATTGAGACGGGAACTTTCATGGTGGCCGCCGCACTTACCGGCGGCGACATTCTTATCAAAGAATGCGAGCCCGCTCACCTTAAGGAATTGATCCTCAAGCTTGAAAAAACCGGCGCGGAAATCAAAAGCCTGGACCGCTCCATCCGGGTTAAAGGGCATTCGCCGATCAACAGCGTGGACGTTAAAACCATGCCCTATCCCGGCTTTCCCACGGATATGCAGGCCCAGTTCATGGTGCTGATGGCAGTGGCCAACGGATTTTCCGTGATTTCCGAAAACGTGTTCGAAAACCGGTTTATCCATGTGAGCGAGCTTCAGCGCATGGGGTCTGACATTACCATCTCCGGAAGCCACGCCATGGTCCGGGGCGTGACCCAACTTTCAGGGGCACCGGTGATGGCCACTGACCTTCGGGCGAGTGCCTCCCTGGTGCTTGCCGGCATGGTCGCTACCGGGGAGACCCGCATCAGCCGGGTCTATCATCTGGATCGGGGCTATGACGGTCTGGAAGACAAATTCAGCCGGTTGGGCGCTTCCATCAAGCGGGTGCCCGCCGCAAAATAG
- the qrcA gene encoding menaquinone reductase multiheme cytochrome c subunit QrcA encodes MNTNDQQHPASHPASPESGDAPEKRSNGSGWFILLFFIIGFIGSVLSGWLLFPNMLYSEKEQPIDFNHELHMGVVYEGCQSCHYFRSDGSFSGIPDLYSCSGCHQFVQGTDPEEEKFVNEYVLPNKEVPWLVYSKQPDCVFFSHAAHVKGAGMDCKTCHGDIGHSTHSRPYQENRLTGYSRDIWGYNIARLGEAKHGMRMKMNDCADCHEKETGHKGYCFQCHQ; translated from the coding sequence ATGAACACCAACGATCAACAACATCCGGCCTCCCACCCGGCATCCCCGGAATCCGGCGATGCCCCAGAAAAGCGCAGCAACGGCTCCGGCTGGTTTATTCTGCTCTTTTTTATCATCGGTTTCATCGGCAGCGTTTTGAGCGGCTGGCTCCTGTTTCCCAACATGCTCTATTCGGAAAAAGAGCAGCCCATCGACTTCAATCATGAACTTCATATGGGCGTTGTTTATGAAGGCTGCCAGAGCTGCCACTACTTCCGCTCCGACGGCAGCTTCTCCGGTATCCCCGACCTTTACTCCTGTTCCGGCTGTCACCAGTTCGTCCAAGGGACCGACCCGGAAGAGGAAAAATTTGTCAACGAATACGTACTGCCCAATAAGGAAGTCCCCTGGCTGGTTTACTCCAAGCAGCCGGACTGCGTGTTCTTCTCCCATGCCGCCCATGTCAAGGGTGCCGGCATGGATTGCAAAACCTGCCACGGCGACATCGGCCATTCCACCCATTCCCGGCCCTACCAGGAGAACCGTTTGACCGGTTACAGCCGGGATATCTGGGGCTACAACATCGCCCGGCTGGGCGAAGCCAAACACGGCATGCGGATGAAGATGAACGACTGCGCCGATTGCCATGAAAAGGAAACCGGCCACAAAGGATACTGCTTTCAATGCCATCAGTAA
- the lpoB gene encoding penicillin-binding protein activator LpoB, whose amino-acid sequence MIIQLRKWRLYIIVCLCAVLIAGCRATTRDISPEADIHYDEAYDFTDKKVIVDELVTSLANKPPLCCREGRPVIVVYDVANRTSQHIDTSGITDDIRQEILATGKARFVNKTQRQSIQKELGYQYSGNVSPETRIKRSRQVGAEYMLTGTLRSIKKKQPKQMRLKRRTLQYYSLTLELTDLETGLIEWTESVEIVREAAKPFIGW is encoded by the coding sequence ATGATTATCCAGTTGAGGAAATGGCGGCTTTATATAATTGTCTGCCTGTGCGCCGTGCTCATTGCCGGCTGCCGGGCCACCACCCGGGATATATCGCCGGAGGCAGACATCCATTATGATGAAGCCTATGATTTTACGGATAAAAAGGTGATTGTGGACGAACTGGTCACCTCACTGGCCAATAAGCCCCCGCTGTGCTGCCGGGAGGGGCGTCCAGTGATCGTGGTCTATGATGTGGCCAACCGGACCAGCCAGCATATTGATACCAGCGGCATTACCGATGACATCCGGCAGGAGATCCTGGCCACGGGCAAGGCCCGGTTTGTCAATAAAACCCAGCGCCAGAGTATTCAAAAGGAACTGGGGTATCAATACAGCGGCAATGTCAGTCCGGAAACCCGGATCAAGCGGTCCCGGCAGGTGGGCGCGGAGTATATGCTGACCGGCACCCTGCGCTCGATCAAGAAAAAACAGCCCAAGCAGATGCGGCTGAAGCGGAGAACCCTTCAGTATTACAGCCTGACCCTGGAGCTTACGGATCTGGAGACGGGTCTTATTGAGTGGACTGAAAGTGTGGAAATTGTGCGCGAAGCGGCCAAGCCCTTTATCGGCTGGTAG
- the qrcC gene encoding menaquinone reductase iron-sulfur cluster-binding subunit QrcC, with protein sequence MKEQHGYTSTKRYGMVIDLDKCTGCGACMVACYAENNVPFKENETHKLDSLNWIRIFQIDNGKPYPDTEVCYLPMPCQHCDGIGKHGHSPCVSVCPAVATDYDYNTGVVSQIPTRCFGCRYCMAACPYHARKFNWWDPVWPADTEKYLNPDVSARMRGVVEKCTFCFQRYQQARDKTYMEGRDEILESEYQTACAEACPTSAIIFGDLHNPDHEVAKLKDSPRAFRLLERLHTNPKVYYLSSKSWVRRAGDNYLENESRPQSGRQEIHHK encoded by the coding sequence ATGAAAGAACAACATGGATACACAAGCACCAAGCGCTACGGCATGGTCATCGATCTTGACAAATGCACCGGCTGTGGGGCCTGCATGGTGGCGTGTTACGCCGAAAACAATGTGCCGTTTAAAGAAAACGAGACGCACAAGCTTGACAGTCTCAACTGGATCCGGATCTTTCAGATAGACAACGGCAAACCCTATCCGGATACCGAAGTGTGCTATCTGCCGATGCCCTGCCAGCATTGCGACGGAATCGGCAAGCACGGCCATTCGCCCTGTGTCTCAGTCTGCCCGGCAGTGGCCACCGATTATGACTATAACACCGGCGTGGTCAGCCAGATCCCCACGCGATGCTTCGGCTGCCGATACTGTATGGCCGCCTGCCCCTATCATGCCAGAAAATTCAACTGGTGGGATCCGGTCTGGCCGGCGGATACGGAAAAATATTTAAATCCCGATGTATCCGCGCGGATGCGGGGCGTTGTTGAAAAATGTACTTTTTGTTTTCAGCGCTACCAGCAGGCCCGGGATAAGACCTATATGGAGGGCCGGGATGAAATCCTTGAATCCGAATACCAGACCGCCTGTGCCGAAGCCTGCCCGACAAGCGCGATTATATTCGGCGATCTGCATAATCCGGATCACGAGGTGGCCAAGTTAAAGGACAGCCCACGCGCCTTCCGGCTTCTGGAGCGGCTGCATACCAATCCCAAGGTCTATTATCTCTCCAGCAAATCCTGGGTGCGGCGCGCCGGGGACAATTATCTGGAAAATGAATCCAGGCCGCAGTCCGGCAGACAAGAGATTCACCATAAATAG